CTGTGAGGGGGGGCACGCAGATTTCTCTCCTCGCAGCGATCTGGAAATCGCGCTTTTACGCTACCTTACACGCCAATTTGGGCATGTTAGCTACGAGCGCATTATTAGCGGCCAAGGCATCCAGAACATCTTTAACTTTTTACAGAGTACAGGCCGCATAGAGCCCTCACCAAAGGTGATAGAAGAAATGGCCGAGCAACATGTCGCCTTTCAAGATGCTGCCTATGTTGTTTCTAAGTATGCTCACGCAGGAACATGTCCTGTTTGCGTACAAACTATGGAAATCTTTGTGGGATGTTTGGGCGCAGAAGCTGGCAATTTAGCTCTAAAAGTCATGGCTACCGGTGGGGTCTACCTAGGGGGAGGCATCCCTATACGGAATGCTGAGTATATAAAAAGCTCCATCTTTCTCCATGCATTTGCGGATAAGGGCAGGATGGGTCCCCTAATGAAGGCCATGCCAATCAAAATTATCCTAAACGATCAAACCGCCCTTCTAGGTGCAGCACGATATGCTTTGGAATCTATGACGAGCTAAAGGAAATTATGACGAGTTAAAGGAAATGACACCGGGGCCTGCAAAAACGACTTGCCTCCTCATGCATGCTTCCGCAGGGAGTTGCGAAGTTGGCACTGCAATGGGGGAACCACCGCAGCCTGAGATTTAATATTGCCTTGGAAGGAAAAAGGAGTTTTCTCGGAGCACAACTCCTGAGTGTCTCACACGAGACAAGAAGGCTCCGGGTAGTTTTACCAAAAGTTAAAAGTCACTGGCAGGCCTCGCATTCGAAGCTGATCTGATGAGTCTCTAGAGGGCACGCTGCCGCCGCACTTGTAGCTGCTTTAGCCACCGTTCCTCGGACCTTCTTCTTCGACTCAGAGAGAGTAATTTTTTCGATGTCAGAAGCACTCAGTATGCGAAGATAATAAGTTGTTTTTAGCCCCTTTCTCCAAGCAGCACGGTACATATGGCTAAGGGTCTTTAAGTCTGGATCTGCCAGAAAAAGGGTCACAGATTGGGATTGATCGATCCATTTCTGGCGACGTGCAGCAGCATCGACAATATAACTAAAATCGATGGAAAACACCGTAAGATGTTTTTCCTTAAGAGACTTAGGAATACTCGGAATGTCTTTAAGCTCACCGTTAAAGTACTTGAGCTGATCGAGCATCTCCGGATTCCACAGCCCTTCCGCTTTCAAATCCAGAACAAGCTCCCTGTTAAGTACAATAAAATCACCACCAAGATTGCTCTTCACGTAAAGGTTGCGAAAATTTGGCTCAATACATGGGGTAGTGCCCATGATGTTGGAGATAGTCGCGGTGGGAGCAATGGCAAGTACATTCGAATTACGCATCCCCTGTTTGCGGATCTTTTCTCGTACGATTTTCCAATCCATCCTGCTCCGGTTTCTTGGAACTTCTATGGATCTCCCTCTTTCCTGTTCTAGGAGAGCAATCGTGTCTTGGGGAAGCAGGCCACGATCCCATTTGGAGCCTACATAACTCT
This DNA window, taken from Candidatus Xiphinematobacter sp., encodes the following:
- the glk gene encoding glucokinase, which produces MPPHRSEYILAGDIGGTKCIIALFSVDHNKTGKHLVLLRTRRYPSASYPRLNTILRGFLFRETYPIQAACFGVPGPVRKDEVKLSNLPWSIHSQEIAEEFSIPSVHLINDLAANAHGITELKLSDFLTIQEGNLELNASNRCVISPGTGLGEAGIYWDGKRHQVWACEGGHADFSPRSDLEIALLRYLTRQFGHVSYERIISGQGIQNIFNFLQSTGRIEPSPKVIEEMAEQHVAFQDAAYVVSKYAHAGTCPVCVQTMEIFVGCLGAEAGNLALKVMATGGVYLGGGIPIRNAEYIKSSIFLHAFADKGRMGPLMKAMPIKIILNDQTALLGAARYALESMTS